The following are encoded in a window of Bacteroidales bacterium genomic DNA:
- the tsaB gene encoding tRNA (adenosine(37)-N6)-threonylcarbamoyltransferase complex dimerization subunit type 1 TsaB: MALILNIETSTSVCSVNIAEDGKKIIEKETKEKNAHSKMLTVFIEDILKSANLIINDIDAVSVSKGPGSYTGLRIGVSAAKGIVYGATKNLLSVSTLQSMAWGAKQLLKPEESVFFAPMIDARRMEVYTQLFDNNLNAVSKIKAEIIDKQSFFKKLENQKIFFFGDGAAKCKNMIKHKNATFVDDLHPSADYMISFSEKAFNENKFEDVAYFEPYYLKDFVATISKKNIFG; encoded by the coding sequence TTTGTTCTGTGAATATTGCAGAAGACGGCAAAAAAATTATCGAAAAAGAGACAAAAGAAAAAAATGCACATTCTAAAATGCTTACTGTTTTTATTGAAGATATTTTAAAATCTGCAAACTTAATAATTAATGATATTGATGCCGTTTCTGTAAGTAAGGGTCCGGGGTCATATACAGGTTTAAGAATAGGTGTTTCGGCAGCAAAAGGCATTGTTTACGGGGCAACAAAAAATTTACTGTCTGTCAGCACATTGCAAAGCATGGCTTGGGGTGCAAAACAATTATTAAAACCCGAAGAAAGTGTATTTTTTGCTCCCATGATTGATGCCCGAAGAATGGAAGTATATACACAGTTGTTTGACAACAATTTGAATGCTGTTAGTAAAATTAAAGCAGAAATTATTGATAAACAGTCCTTTTTTAAAAAGTTAGAAAATCAAAAAATATTTTTTTTCGGTGATGGTGCAGCAAAATGTAAAAATATGATTAAACATAAAAATGCGACATTTGTTGATGACTTACACCCTTCGGCTGACTATATGATTTCTTTTTCCGAAAAAGCATTTAATGAGAATAAATTTGAAGATGTTGCTTATTTTGAACCATATTATTTGAAAGATTTTGTAGCAACAATTTCTAAAAAAAATATTTTCGGATAA